A single genomic interval of Saccharomyces eubayanus strain FM1318 chromosome IV, whole genome shotgun sequence harbors:
- the MEC1 gene encoding protein kinase MEC1: MESHVKYLDELIMAIKDLNSGMGPQVQIKKVPVDPPSSQEYAKSLKILNTLVRNLKDQRRNNIMKNDTIFAKSVSALALLLEYNPFLLVIKDSNGSLEIQKLIDDFLGISVLNYDTHHRIWFMRRKLGNWCKACVQFYGKPVKLQLSTHLENIINRYEQSLTEILQGNTELAKFYDTLKNLYILLYWFTSDHSTFGNSITFLDSSLGFTKFDLNFQRLIRIVLYVFDSCQLSTLEYAELQLKYVSLIVEYVCNRTIATGLDTPSLISSEQLKFALTTIYRFLDNKCGLLDNDPTMAKAILRLYSLCISNGFSKCFIDHFPIEQWADFSQTQVFPFTQLTNKALSIVYFDLKRRSLPAESLQYDDKYKTWIYQLKQDSNLKNVTSSFDDRYKQLEKLRLLVIKKFKNKRRETLLEYRVNQLSPGFFQRTKNDFKLVLNEMSVSIQTCFKTNNVTKLTAWTVVLGRLACLESQKSMSNHSNYSRNLDNWDVCHLCDVEKTGNPFERINPDRPEAANKSEVFKILYSNFLNHANVDEFSESLLSGILFSLQRTFTHFQPPKLVDGDDRMNKTFELVQKCFMNTNRYLRLLSTRIVPLLNISDSHNSEDEHTATLIKFLQSQKLPIVRETLVMAWTQLTLTTSNDVFDTLLLKLIDIFNSDDYSLRIMMTFQIKNMARILKKTPYQLLSPILPVLLRQLGKNLVERKVGFQNLIELLGYSSKTILDIFQRYIIPYAIIQYKSDVLSEIARIMCDGDAGLINQLKVTLLKKNSRQIFAVALVKHGLFSLDILETLFLNRAPTFDKGYITAYLPDYKTLAEITKLYKNNVTKDASDKENANMILCSLRFLITNFEKDKRHGSKYKNVNNWTDDQEQTFQKKLQDNILGIFQVFSSDIHDVEGRTTYYEKLRVINGISFLIIYAPKKSIISALAQISICLQTGLRLKEVQYEAFRCWHLLVRHLNDEELSTVIDSLIAFILQKWSEFNGKLRNIVYSILDTLIKEKSSLILKLKPYTTLALVGKPELGILARDGQFARMVNKIRSTTDLISIFANNLKSSNKYVINQNLDDIEVYLKRKQTERSIDFSSKKGGQTSDITLVLGALLDTSHKFRNLDKKLCEKCAKCISMIGVLDVTKHEFKRTSYSENEVYDLNDNVQTIKFLIWVINDILVPAFWQSENPSKQLFVALVIQESLKYCGLSSESWDINRKDLYPNEAKLWEKFNSISKTTIYPLLSSLYLAQSWKEYVPLNYPSNNFKEGYKIWVKRFTLDLLKTGTTENHPLHVFSSLIREDDGSLSNFLLPYISLDIIIKAENDTPYANILNGIITEFDSIFSCNLEGMNNLQVDSLKMCYESIFRVFEYCKKWVTQFKQNYSRLQGTFIIKDTKTVNMLSRIERFLETTPSVLLAQRSLETDSFERSALYLEQCYRQNPHDKNQNGQLLISLQVTYEEIGDIDSLDGVLRTFATGNLVSKIEELQYSENWKLAQDCFNVLGKFSDEPKTTTRMLKSMYDHQLYSQIISSFSLHSSDGKIPLASDVKEWYSIGLEAANLEGNIQTLTNWVEQIESLKKVDDRDVLLQYNIAKALITISNGEPLKTQKYIHNSFRLVGTNFITASKETTLLKKQNLLMKLHSLYDLSLLSSAKDKFEYKTNTTILDYRMERIGADFVPNHYILSMRKSFDQLRMNEEANTDLGRTFFTLAQLARNNSRLDIASESLMYCLEKKLPQSELEFAEILWKQGENDRALKIVQEIHEKYQEDSSVNSRNRATVLLKFTEWLDLSNNSASEQIIKQYQDIFQIDSKWDKPYYSIGLYYSRLLERKKAEGYITNGRFEYRAISYFLLAFEKNTVKVRENLPKVVTFWLDTAAASISETPGNRKELLSKATEDICSHVEEALQNCPTYIWYFVLTQLLSRLLHSHQSSAQIIMHILLSLAVEYPSHILWYISALVNSNSSKRVLRGKHILEKYRQHSQNPQDLVSSALDLTKALTRVCLQDVKTVTSRAGKSLEKDFKFDMSLAPSTMAVPVRQNLDIISPLESDSMRGYQPFRSVVTIIRFGSSYKVFSSLKKPKQLNIIGSDGNIYGIMCKKEDVRQDNQYMQFATTMDFLLSKDIASRKRNLGINIYSVLSLREDCGILEMVPNVVTLRSILSTKYESLKIKYSLKSLHDRWQHTAADEKLNFYTEQVGKFPPILYQWFLENFPDPINWFNARNTYARSYAVMAMVGHILGLGDRHCENILLDIQTGKVLHVDFDCLFEKGKRLPVPEIVPFRLTPNLLDALGIIGTEGTFKKSSEVTLALMRKNEVALMNVIETIMYDRNMDHSIQNALKVLRNKIRGIDPQDGLVLSVAGQTETLIQEATSEENLSKMYIGWLPFW; the protein is encoded by the coding sequence ATGGAATCACACGTCAAATACCTTGATGAGCTCATAATGGCCATAAAGGACCTGAATTCGGGGATGGGGCCGCAGGTGCAGATCAAAAAAGTGCCCGTAGACCCGCCTTCTTCCCAGGAGTACGCCAAGAGCTTGAAGATCCTGAACACCCTTGTAAGGAATCTGAAGGACCAGAGAAGGAACAATATTATGAAGAACGATACAATCTTTGCGAAATCCGTTTCCGCTCTCGCCCTGCTACTGGAGTACAATCCCTTCCTACTTGTCATCAAGGATTCTAACGGGAGTCTTGAGATACAAAAACTGATAGACGACTTCCTAGGCATATCCGTTCTGAACTATGACACACACCATAGGATATGGTTCATGAGAAGAAAGCTGGGCAACTGGTGTAAGGCTTGTGTTCAGTTTTACGGGAAACCCGTTAAATTACAACTTTCCAcacatttggaaaacatcaTAAACCGTTACGAGCAATCTTTGACAGAAATTCTGCAGGGGAACACAGAGCTCGCCAAGTTTTATGACACGTTGAAAAACTTATACATTCTCTTGTACTGGTTCACGTCTGACCATAGTACATTTGGGAACTCAATAACATTCTTGGATTCTTCTTTAGGGTTCACCAAATTTGACTTGAACTTTCAACGGTTGATAAGGATTGTTCTTTACGTATTCGATTCCTGCCAGCTATCAACTTTAGAATACGCTGAACTCCAACTCAAATACGTGTCCTTAATCGTGGAATATGTGTGTAACAGGACAATAGCCACCGGCTTGGATACACCATCGTTAATCAGCAGTGAGCAATTAAAATTTGCACTGACCACAATCTACCGCTTTTTGGATAACAAATGTGGCCTGCTGGATAATGATCCCACAATGGCAAAGGCGATTCTTCGACTTTACTCCCTTTGCATTTCAAAtggtttttcaaaatgtttCATAGACCACTTCCCCATTGAACAATGGGCAGACTTTTCACAAACGCAAGTCTTCCCGTTTACCCAATTGACTAACAAGGCCCTTTCAATCGTTTATTTCGAcctcaaaagaagatccCTTCCCGCGGAATCTCTGCAGTATGACGATAAGTATAAGACTTGGATTTACCAATTGAAGCAGGActcgaatttgaaaaatgttaCCTCCTCATTTGACGATCGATATAAGCAACTAGAAAAACTAAGACTACTagtgataaaaaaattcaagaataaaCGAAGAGAAACTTTGCTTGAGTATCGTGTTAATCAATTAAGTCCtggattttttcaaagaactAAAAATGACTTCAAGTTGGTCCTAAACGAAATGTCAGTATCCATTCAAACTTGCTTCAAGACAAATAATGTAACAAAACTAACGGCATGGACTGTAGTCCTCGGAAGATTAGCGTGCCTTGAATCACAAAAGTCAATGTCCAACCATTCAAATTATTCAAGGAATTTGGATAACTGGGACGTTTGTCATTTATgcgatgttgaaaaaaccGGAAACCCATTTGAACGAATAAATCCAGATCGACCAGAAGCCGCAAACAAATCAgaagtttttaaaatacTTTACTCAAACTTTCTAAATCATGCAAACGTGGACGAATTTAGTGAATCCTTGCTGAGCGGcatcttattttctttacaaaGAACTTTCACCCATTTTCAACCACCAAAACTTGTGGATGGGGATGATCGAATGAACAAGACTTTCGAGCTAGTACAAAAATGTTTCATGAATACGAATAGATACTTACGTTTATTGAGTACCAGAATTGTGCCTTTACTCAACATATCAGACTCCCATAATTCTGAAGATGAACACACAGCTACGCTCATCAAGTTTCTGCAATCCCAAAAATTACCAATCGTGAGAGAAACTTTAGTGATGGCTTGGACACAATTGACATTGACAACTTCAAATGACGTGTTTGATACTCTACTTTTGAAACtgattgatattttcaattctgATGATTATAGTCTTCGAATAATGATGACTTTccaaattaaaaatatggccagaattttgaaaaaaacaccCTATCAACTATTATCGCCGATTTTACCTGTACTACTAAGACAGCTGGGGAAAAATCTTGTGGAAAGAAAGGTTGGATTTCAGAATCTAATCGAATTGTTAGGTtactcttcaaaaacaattctAGATATTTTCCAGAGATATATCATCCCCTATGCTATTATTCAGTACAAGAGTGACGTACTGAGTGAAATTGCCAGAATTATGTGTGATGGGGATGCAGGTTTAATTAACCAGTTGAAAGTTactctattgaaaaaaaatagtaggCAAATTTTCGCAGTGGCTTTGGTGAAACATGGACTTTTTTCTCTAGATATTTTAGAAACTCTCTTTTTGAATAGAGCGCCCACCTTTGACAAAGGATATATCACGGCATACCTTCCCGATTATAAGACATTAGCCGAAATAACAAAACTCTACAAAAATAATGTTACTAAAGACGCCagtgataaagaaaacgcAAATATGATTTTATGCTCTTTGCGGTTTTTAATTaccaattttgaaaaggataaaCGGCATGGCtcaaaatacaaaaacGTGAATAACTGGACAGACGACCAGGAACAAAcgtttcaaaagaaattacaGGACAACATTTTAGGTATTTTCCAGGTATTTTCTAGCGATATACACGATGTTGAAGGTCGCACTACTtattatgaaaaattaagagTAATCAATGGTATATCATTCTTAATCATATACGcaccaaaaaaatccatAATTTCCGCATTAGCTCAAATCAGTATCTGTTTACAAACAGGACTTAGACTTAAAGAAGTTCAATACGAGGCCTTTAGATGCTGGCATTTGTTGGTTCGCCATTTAAATGACGAGGAGCTATCTACCGTTATAGACAGCTTAATAGCATTTATACTTCAAAAATGGTCCGAATTTAACGGAAAGCTTCGAAACATAGTATACAGTATACTGGATACTTTAATCAAGGAAAAATCaagtttgattttgaaattaaaaCCCTACACTACTTTAGCCTTAGTAGGCAAGCCCGAATTAGGTATTTTAGCCCGTGACGGTCAATTCGCAAGAATGGTAAATAAAATTAGAAGCACTACAGATCTTATCTCTATATTTGCTAATAATCTAAAGAGTAGTAACAAGTATGTCATAAATCAGAATTTGGATGACATAGAGGTGTActtgaaaaggaagcaaACAGAGAGATccattgatttttcatcCAAAAAAGGTGGACAAACGTCCGATATAACATTGGTACTGGGTGCTTTATTGGATACATCTCATAAGTTTAGAAACTTAGACAAAAAACTTTGTGAGAAGTGCGCGAAGTGCATCAGTATGATTGGTGTATTGGACGTCACAAAGcatgaattcaaaagaacTTCTTattcagaaaatgaagtttACGATCTTAATGATAATGTCCAAACCATCAAGTTTTTAATATGGGTAATCAACGATATTTTAGTTCCTGCATTTTGGCAAAGTGAGAATCCTAGCAAGCAGTTATTTGTTGCCCTTGTTATTCAAGAATCATTGAAGTACTGTGGTTTAAGTTCAGAATCCTGGGATATCAATCGCAAAGACTTATACCCAAATGAAGCTAAACTATGGGAAAAGTTCAATTCCATCTCAAAGACAACTATTTATCCGCTTTTATCTTCATTGTATCTCGCACAGTCTTGGAAAGAATATGTACCACTGAACTACCCCTCCAATAACTTTAAGGAAGGATATAAAATATGGGTGAAAAGGTTTACGCTAGATTTATTGAAGACAGGTACAACTGAAAACCACCCCCTGCatgtattttcttctttgattaGAGAGGATGATGGCTcactttcaaattttttgcttCCCTATATTTCTCTGGACATTATCATCAAAGCAGAAAACGATACACCATATGCAAACATTCTAAATGGAATAATTACAGAATTTGACAGCATATTCTCCTGTAATTTGGAAGGCATGAACAATCTGCAGGTtgattctttaaaaatgtGCTATGAATCAATTTTCAGGGTTTTCGAATATTGCAAAAAATGGGTAACTCAGTTTAAACAAAATTATAGTAGATTACAAGGTACTTTTATCATAAAGGACACAAAAACCGTTAACATGCTTTCAAGAATAGAAAGATTCCTGGAAACCACTCCCTCGGTTTTACTAGCCCAGCGTTCTTTAGAGACGGATTCATTCGAAAGATCCGCTTTATACCTCGAACAATGTTACCGACAGAATCCTCATGATAAGAATCAAAACGGGCAATTACTGATAAGTTTGCAAGTTACGTACGAAGAAATCGGAGACATTGATTCTCTTGATGGTGTGTTAAGAACTTTTGCTACCGGAAACTTAGTTtccaaaattgaagagTTACAGTATTCGGAAAATTGGAAACTTGCGCAAGATTGCTTCAATGTGcttggaaaattttcagatGAACCCAAAACTACTACTAGGATGTTAAAGTCCATGTATGATCATCAATTGTATTCTCAAATAAtatcaagtttttctttacatTCATCAGATGGTAAGATCCCATTAGCTTCAGATGTAAAAGAATGGTACAGTATAGGTCTTGAAGCCGCAAATTTAGAAGGTAATATTCAAACTTTAACGAATTGGGTAGAGCAAATAGAAAGCTTAAAAAAGGTTGATGATAGAGATGTGCTTTTACAATATAATATTGCCAAAGCTTTGATCACTATTTCAAATGGTGAGCCATTGAAGACTCAAAAATATATCCACAATTCCTTTAGACTTGTTGGAACTAATTTTATAACCGCATCCAAGGAAACGACtctgttgaagaaacaaaatttattaatgaAATTACACAGCTTATATGATCTCAGTTTGTTATCTTCTGCTAAAGACAAGTTTGAATACAAGACTAACACCACTATACTTGATTATCGAATGGAACGTATCGGAGCTGATTTTGTGCCCAATCATTACATACTTTCAATGAGAAAATCATTTGACCAATTAAGAATGAATGAAGAGGCAAATACGGATTTGGGCAGAACATTTTTCACCTTGGCTCAATTAGCGAGAAATAACTCTAGGTTAGACATCGCATCTGAGTCATTGATGTattgtttggaaaagaagtTACCTCAGTCGGAGTTGGAGTTTGCTGAAATATTATGGAAGCAAGGTGAGAATGATAGAGCTTTAAAAATAGTACAAGAAATACACGAAAAGTATCAAGAAGATTCATCGGTTAATTCCCGTAATCGCGCCACTGTACTTTTGAAGTTTACTGAATGGCTAGATCTTTCGAACAATTCTGCATCAGAGCAAATTATAAAACAATATCAGGATATATTCCAGATCGATTCAAAATGGGACAAACCCTATTACTCTATTGGCTTATACTATAGCAGGTTACTTGAGCGTAAAAAAGCAGAAGGCTACATCACTAACGGCCGCTTCGAATATAGGGCAATATCTTACTTTTTATTGGCAttcgaaaaaaacacaGTTAAAGTAAGAGAGAATTTGCCGAAGGTGGTCACGTTCTGGCTAGACACTGCTGCTGCATCAATTTCAGAAACTCCAGGAAACAGAAAGGAACTGTTAAGTAAAGCAACGGAGGATATATGTAGCCATGTTGAAGAAGCATTGCAGAATTGCCCCACATACATATggtattttgttttgactCAATTACTGTCTAGATTACTACATTCTCATCAATCATCTGCTCAAATAATAATGCATATCCTTTTAAGTTTAGCCGTTGAATATCCATCCCATATTTTGTGGTATATTTCTGCCCTTGTGaattccaattcttcaaagcGAGTTCTTCGTGGTAAGcatattttggaaaagtatAGGCAACATTCGCAAAACCCTCAGGATTTGGTGTCTTCTGCATTAGATTTAACAAAAGCATTAACTCGCGTTTGCTTACAGGACGTCAAAACCGTTACAAGTAGAGCAGGAAAGTCTTTAgaaaaagatttcaaattcgATATGAGTTTGGCTCCATCTACAATGGCTGTTCCAGTAAGACAGAACTTAGATATAATCTCACCTCTTGAATCCGATTCAATGAGAGGTTACCAACCGTTCAGATCAGTTGTCACTATAATTAGGTTCGGATCATCTTATAAAGTGTTTTCCTCGTTAAAGAAACCTAAACAATTGAATATCATAGGGTCCGATGGTAACATTTATGGAATCATGtgcaaaaaagaagatgttAGACAAGATAACCAATATATGCAATTTGCAACAACAATGGATTTCCTTTTGAGCAAGGACATAGCttcaaggaaaagaaatcttgGTATAAACATATATTCTGTATTATCTCTTCGAGAAGATTGTGGGATATTAGAAATGGTGCCTAACGTTGTTACTTTGAGATCAATCCTTTCTACAAAATAtgaaagtttgaaaatcaagtacagtttgaaaagtttgCATGATAGATGGCAACACACTGCGGCCGATGAGAAATTGAACTTTTATACGGAGCAAGTAGGAAAGTTTCCACCAATACTTTACCAATGGTTCCTTGAAAACTTCCCTGACCCAATCAATTGGTTTAACGCTAGAAATACCTACGCCAGGTCATACGCCGTTATGGCAATGGTAGGACACATATTAGGGTTAGGTGACAGGCATTGCGAAAACATATTGTTAGACATACAAACCGGTAAAGTTCTTCATGTTGATTTTGACTGTCTATTCGAAAAGGGGAAGAGATTACCTGTTCCGGAAATTGTCCCATTTAGATTGACACCGAATCTACTGGATGCATTAGGGATTATTGGAACAGAAGGaacattcaagaaatctaGCGAAGTCACTTTGGCCTTAATGAGAAAAAACGAAGTTGCACTAATGAATGTGATAGAAACAATTATGTACGACAGAAACATGGACCACTCGATACAAAATGCACTAAAAGTTTTAAGAAACAAGATTCGTGGCATAGATCCACAGGACGGGTTGGTTTTGAGTGTTGCTGGCCAAACCGAAACATTGATTCAAGAGGCAACTTCGGAAGAGAATCTAAGCAAGATGTATATTGGTTGGCTTCCGTTTTGGTAG
- the ATG42 gene encoding carboxypeptidase C: MKFSNLASVLLIAVSYKYVSLCEAFSLFEDGATFPNFGKQPKLAQNIQQSLKANRLNSDDSLTTTFVSPMDTDYSLRLRSVDPSKLGIDTVKQWSGYMDYKDSKHFFYWFFESRNDPANDPIILWLNGGPGCSSFTGLLFELGPSSIGVDMKPIHNPYSWNNNASMIFLEQPLGVGFSYGDEKVSSTKLAGKDAYIFLELFFEAFPHLRSNDFHIAGESYAGHYIPQIAHEIVVKNPERTFNLTSIMIGNGITDPLIQADYYEPMACGEGGYHPVLSSEECKKMRNAAGRCRRLNKLCYASKSSIPCILATTYCDSALLEPYAKTGLNVYDIRGPCQDNSTDGMCYTGLRYVDQYMNFPEVQETLGSDVHSYSGCDNDVFTGFLFTGDGSKPFQQYVAELLNHNIPVLIYAGDKDYICNWLGNHAWTNELEWINKSRYQRRRLRSWVSDETGEEFGQVKNYGPFTFLRVFDAGHMVPYDQPEASLQMVNSWISGNHEFSKSFSKL; this comes from the coding sequence atgaagttttcaaacCTTGCGTCAGTATTACTAATTGCTGTCAGCTACAAATATGTCTCCCTTTGTGAAgctttttcactttttgaGGATGGCGCTACCTTTCCTAATTTTGGTAAGCAACCAAAGCTCGCACAGAATATTCAACAATCACTTAAGGCGAACCGCTTAAACTCAGATGATTCTCTAACTACCACCTTTGTCTCGCCTATGGATACGGATTATAGTTTGAGGCTGAGAAGCGTAGATCCCTCTAAATTAGGGATTGATACTGTCAAACAATGGTCTGGGTATATGGATTATAAAGACTCCaaacatttcttttattgGTTTTTCGAAAGTAGAAATGATCCCGCTAATGACCCAATTATACTTTGGTTGAATGGTGGGCCCGGTTGCTCCTCCTTCACTGGTTTGTTGTTCGAACTAGGGCCCTCATCGATCGGCGTTGATATGAAACCAATCCACAATCCTTATTCGTGGAATAATAATGCTTcgatgatatttttggaaCAGCCTTTAGGCGTTGGATTTTCATATGGTGACGAGAAAGTTTCCTCCACAAAATTAGCAGGCAAAGATGCTTACATTTTCTTAGAGctattttttgaagcttTTCCTCATTTACGTTCCAATGATTTTCATATCGCAGGGGAATCTTACGCAGGCCATTATATTCCTCAAATTGCCCACGAGATAGTCGTTAAAAATCCTGAAAGAACCTTTAATTTGACCTCCATCATGATCGGCAACGGTATCACCGATCCTTTAATCCAAGCTGATTATTATGAACCAATGGCATGTGGTGAGGGGGGCTATCACCCTGTTCTTTCATCTGAGGAATGtaagaaaatgagaaaCGCTGCCGGCCGTTGCCGTAGATTGAATAAATTATGCTATGCTTCTAAATCGAGTATCCCATGCATACTTGCCACAACTTATTGTGACTCTGCCCTTTTGGAACCTTATGCGAAGACTGGCCTCAATGTCTATGATATCAGAGGGCCGTGCCAAGACAATAGTACTGATGGTATGTGCTATACCGGTCTTCGGTATGTCGATCAGTACATGAATTTCCCCGAAGTTCAAGAAACATTAGGATCCGACGTACACAGCTATTCTGGTTGTGATAATGACGTTTTCACAggatttttgtttactGGTGATGGTAGCAAACCATTTCAGCAATACGTTGCAGAACTTTTAAATCACAATATTCCGGTATTGATCTATGCAGGTGATAAAGACTATATATGCAATTGGTTGGGAAATCACGCGTGGACTAATGAACTGGAGTGGATCAATAAATCTAGGTATCAGAGAAGAAGGTTGAGATCATGGGTTAGTGACGAAACTGGTGAAGAGTTTGGACAAGTCAAGAACTATGGCCCCTTTACCTTTTTAAGGGTATTTGATGCAGGCCACATGGTGCCCTATGATCAACCGGAGGCAAGTTTACAAATGGTTAACAGCTGGATTTCCGGTAACCATGAATTTTCCAagtccttttcaaaactctAA